A stretch of the Pseudalkalibacillus hwajinpoensis genome encodes the following:
- the argH gene encoding argininosuccinate lyase: protein MSKLWGGRFTKETNKLVEEYTASIQYDKELAEEDIEGSLAHVQMLSECGVISSSDMEEIKRGLLVVLENIQNGTFVYDVSQEDIHMNIEKALIDEIGPVGGKLHTGRSRNDQVATDMHMYLIKKVNHFISHIEEVQQAILSQAESHVETVLPGYTHLQRAQPVSFAHHMLAYFWMFERDKERFQDSLKRTSMLPLGAGALAGTTFPIDRHRTAELLGFDAVYPNSMDAVSDRDFIVEFLSNASMLMMHMSRLSEEMVIWSSQEFQFIELDDSFCTGSSIMPQKKNPDVPELLRAKTGRVYGNLFSLLTVLKGLPLAYNKDMQEDKEGMFDTAKTLDGALQLLAPMIETMTVQTENMKQAVNEDYSNATDIADYLVNKGMTFRESHEVIGKIVLYGIERKKYLLDLTMEEFKSFTPLFEEDVFEVLKPANVMNARKSYGGTSPEQIAIQISLAHQHVKENA from the coding sequence GTGTCTAAGCTATGGGGTGGACGCTTTACGAAAGAAACGAATAAGCTTGTAGAAGAATATACAGCTTCGATCCAGTATGATAAAGAACTAGCAGAAGAAGATATCGAAGGCAGTCTGGCCCATGTTCAGATGCTTAGTGAATGTGGTGTAATTAGTTCCTCTGACATGGAAGAAATCAAGCGAGGCTTACTTGTTGTTCTTGAGAACATTCAGAATGGAACGTTTGTATACGATGTATCTCAAGAAGACATTCATATGAACATTGAAAAAGCACTCATTGATGAAATAGGACCTGTTGGAGGAAAGCTGCATACCGGTAGAAGCCGTAATGACCAGGTTGCAACGGATATGCATATGTACCTTATTAAAAAGGTTAACCATTTTATTTCACACATCGAAGAGGTTCAGCAGGCGATTCTAAGCCAGGCTGAATCTCATGTTGAAACTGTTTTACCAGGTTATACACATTTGCAGCGTGCTCAACCTGTATCATTTGCCCATCATATGCTGGCGTATTTCTGGATGTTTGAACGTGATAAGGAAAGATTTCAAGACAGCTTAAAGAGAACGAGTATGTTACCGCTTGGTGCAGGCGCACTAGCTGGAACAACCTTTCCGATTGACCGCCATCGCACGGCAGAACTGTTAGGTTTTGACGCCGTTTATCCAAATAGCATGGACGCTGTTAGTGATCGTGATTTTATTGTTGAGTTTCTTTCAAATGCTTCCATGCTTATGATGCACATGTCCCGTTTGTCGGAAGAAATGGTGATCTGGAGCAGTCAGGAATTCCAATTTATCGAACTAGACGATTCTTTCTGTACGGGATCGAGTATTATGCCCCAGAAAAAGAATCCGGATGTTCCTGAACTTCTTCGTGCGAAAACAGGTCGTGTGTATGGGAATTTGTTTAGCTTGTTAACGGTATTGAAAGGACTACCGCTTGCTTATAACAAAGACATGCAGGAAGACAAGGAAGGCATGTTTGATACAGCTAAGACGCTTGATGGCGCTCTTCAACTTTTGGCGCCTATGATTGAAACAATGACTGTACAGACAGAAAACATGAAGCAAGCCGTTAATGAAGATTATTCTAATGCAACTGATATTGCGGATTACCTTGTTAACAAAGGAATGACGTTCCGTGAGTCGCATGAAGTCATAGGAAAGATTGTTCTTTATGGTATCGAAAGAAAGAAATATTTACTTGATCTTACGATGGAAGAATTTAAATCATTTACGCCATTATTTGAAGAAGATGTTTTTGAAGTGCTTAAGCCTGCTAATGTGATGAACGCAAGAAAAAGCTATGGAGGTACGTCACCAGAGCAAATCGCGATTCAGATTAGTTTAGCTCATCAGCATGTGAAAGAGAATGCATAA